One Leptospira bouyouniensis DNA window includes the following coding sequences:
- a CDS encoding UDP-glucose dehydrogenase family protein — MKVCVVGTGYVGLVAGTCFAEYGNDVICIDKDEKKISDLKKGIIPIYEPGLSELVERNHKEGRLKFSTSLKDGVESSEFVFIAVGTPTSDNGSADLRFVFAVAEEVGKTMNGYKIIVDKSTVPVGTADKVKEIVSKNTKHPFDVVSNPEFLKEGAAIDDFMRPERVVIGAESEIAAKKMSELYSPFVLNGNPIITMSIRSAELTKYACNAFLATKISFVNEIANLCDALGANYDDVRKGMGTDSRIGRQFLYAGIGYGGSCFPKDVRALLRTAEEVNAPMHIIQSVEDVNEKQKTRLTDKIFDHFKSTDMKGKTFGIWGLSFKPGTDDMREAPSIPLIYELHKNGAKIQVFDPAATETSKYYFEGKVEYKKDAYSSLEGADAMLLLTEWREFREPDFQKIKSLLKSPLIFDGRNQYKPSLMHELGFTYYSIGNR, encoded by the coding sequence ATGAAAGTTTGTGTGGTCGGAACCGGATATGTGGGCCTTGTTGCAGGTACTTGTTTTGCTGAGTATGGCAATGATGTAATTTGTATTGATAAAGATGAAAAAAAAATCAGTGATTTAAAAAAAGGAATCATCCCCATTTATGAGCCAGGTTTATCCGAACTAGTCGAACGTAACCATAAAGAAGGTCGACTCAAGTTTTCGACTTCTTTAAAGGATGGTGTTGAATCATCTGAGTTTGTTTTCATCGCAGTTGGAACTCCAACATCTGACAACGGTTCTGCGGATCTACGTTTTGTTTTTGCCGTTGCCGAAGAAGTAGGAAAAACTATGAATGGTTACAAAATCATCGTAGATAAATCTACTGTCCCAGTAGGAACGGCAGACAAAGTAAAAGAAATTGTTTCAAAAAACACAAAACATCCGTTTGATGTAGTATCTAATCCAGAATTTTTAAAAGAAGGTGCAGCGATCGATGATTTTATGCGTCCTGAACGTGTCGTAATTGGAGCAGAATCTGAAATTGCTGCAAAAAAAATGAGCGAGTTATACTCTCCATTCGTACTCAATGGAAATCCAATCATCACTATGAGTATTCGCTCTGCCGAACTCACAAAGTATGCATGTAATGCATTCCTAGCGACAAAAATATCCTTTGTAAATGAAATTGCAAATTTATGTGATGCGTTAGGTGCAAATTATGATGATGTTCGTAAGGGTATGGGAACTGATTCGCGAATTGGCCGTCAATTTTTATATGCTGGAATTGGTTATGGTGGATCTTGTTTTCCAAAAGATGTGAGAGCACTTCTAAGAACTGCAGAAGAAGTGAATGCTCCTATGCACATCATACAATCTGTAGAGGATGTGAATGAAAAACAAAAAACACGTCTCACAGATAAAATATTTGATCACTTCAAATCAACTGATATGAAAGGCAAAACTTTTGGAATTTGGGGCCTTTCATTTAAACCAGGAACAGATGATATGCGAGAAGCTCCATCGATTCCTCTTATTTATGAACTTCATAAAAATGGTGCTAAGATACAGGTTTTCGATCCTGCTGCTACAGAAACTTCGAAATACTATTTTGAAGGCAAAGTAGAGTATAAAAAGGATGCATATTCATCTTTGGAAGGGGCTGATGCAATGTTACTATTAACAGAGTGGCGTGAATTCCGAGAACCTGATTTTCAAAAGATCAAATCGTTGCTCAAGTCACCTTTAATTTTTGATGGTAGGAACCAATACAAACCTAGTTTGATGCATGAGTTAGGTTTTACCTATTACTCGATTGGGAATCGGTAA
- a CDS encoding thioredoxin fold domain-containing protein gives MFRFSIVFVSFLFGTILSAESNWGHSIQKGFETAKQEKKFIIVDVFADWCTYCMVLEKEIFPDPEVSRILDQFIRVRLDGEEFPNLRKKYNVEGYPTILFLDGDGNFVTKITGLATKEDIITLSKRILMEPNLESFLKTEIRKDKENPNLNFRLGLLYFQSKEYEKAEEQFLTSIQKSKHLPIVKENSHFNLNLIRSVNGPKESAVTSWKEFIQLYPKSKRMITAKLYYGISLKEVGDKKQAKSILIEIQPKLESESDQLICKETLEQIEKGF, from the coding sequence ATGTTTCGTTTCAGTATCGTTTTCGTTTCCTTTCTTTTTGGTACAATACTCTCAGCAGAGTCCAACTGGGGTCATTCCATTCAAAAGGGATTTGAAACTGCCAAACAGGAAAAAAAATTCATCATCGTTGATGTTTTTGCAGATTGGTGTACGTATTGTATGGTATTGGAAAAAGAGATTTTTCCAGATCCTGAAGTCAGCCGCATATTGGACCAATTTATTCGTGTTAGATTAGATGGAGAAGAATTCCCCAATTTACGAAAAAAATACAATGTGGAAGGTTACCCAACGATTTTATTCTTAGATGGAGATGGAAACTTTGTAACTAAAATCACAGGACTTGCAACTAAAGAAGATATCATCACTCTTTCAAAACGAATTTTGATGGAACCCAATTTAGAATCTTTTTTGAAAACAGAAATTAGAAAAGACAAAGAGAACCCAAATCTAAATTTTCGTTTGGGTCTGCTATATTTTCAATCGAAAGAATATGAAAAGGCAGAAGAACAATTTCTGACCTCAATACAAAAGTCAAAACATCTCCCAATAGTAAAAGAAAATTCCCATTTCAACTTAAATCTAATTCGATCTGTGAATGGGCCAAAGGAATCAGCTGTTACCTCTTGGAAGGAATTCATTCAACTTTACCCAAAGTCGAAACGAATGATTACAGCAAAATTGTATTATGGCATTAGTTTAAAAGAAGTTGGCGATAAAAAACAAGCCAAATCGATTTTAATAGAGATCCAACCAAAACTAGAGTCTGAGTCGGATCAATTAATCTGTAAAGAAACCTTAGAACAAATCGAAAAAGGATTTTAA
- the hisE gene encoding phosphoribosyl-ATP diphosphatase, with the protein MEFLLKLEDLLRKRKEELPEKSYTAELFRDGVDRILKKIGEEAGEVIIAAKNPNEKELIHEIADLIFHLEVLMVEKGISLTTIAKELEKRHS; encoded by the coding sequence ATGGAATTTTTATTAAAATTGGAAGATTTACTCCGCAAACGAAAAGAAGAGTTACCTGAAAAATCCTACACTGCGGAATTATTCCGAGATGGTGTGGATCGAATTCTCAAAAAAATTGGGGAAGAAGCCGGGGAAGTCATCATTGCAGCCAAAAATCCAAATGAAAAAGAACTGATTCATGAAATTGCAGATTTGATTTTTCATTTAGAAGTTTTGATGGTAGAGAAAGGGATTAGTTTAACAACGATTGCCAAAGAATTAGAAAAAAGGCATAGTTAA
- the lpxK gene encoding tetraacyldisaccharide 4'-kinase: MKVILFLFYPLSWLYQFLFWVKQSTIKPIVIPDVLVISVGNITVGGTGKTPFVQYLVRYFQKTNKDYAITILSRGYKAKKSDEGAILPDGKSPHLYGDEPSQHKDLFPSVQVIIGKNRWKSFQTHNQIQSPKHIVILDDGFQHKQIYRDFDIVLLDANAPFANGLTIPLGFLREPITHLKRAHSIVFTKLTEKNRNVIKLAKDILNKKQINVPESVSFFQSNLVEMNFDLLQKNVIEKQVYLSKEKPNGGYFLFTGVGNPRNVLETAESILGENKIQYRFFPDHYEFEESVLFSLIQNRLKDSIFVTTEKDWVKVRTQSGFLETLKKQNIRLFVLKIEVVLAEEQKFGSMLAGLVSTYEVKNGLASKTG; encoded by the coding sequence ATGAAAGTAATTTTATTTCTTTTCTACCCACTTTCTTGGTTATACCAATTTCTTTTTTGGGTCAAACAATCGACAATAAAACCAATTGTAATTCCTGATGTTTTAGTAATCAGTGTAGGAAACATTACAGTCGGAGGAACAGGGAAAACTCCCTTTGTGCAATACCTTGTACGATACTTTCAAAAAACAAACAAAGACTATGCGATTACAATCCTTTCTCGTGGATACAAAGCAAAAAAGTCAGATGAAGGTGCTATTTTGCCAGATGGAAAGTCTCCTCATTTATATGGAGATGAACCAAGCCAACACAAAGATCTTTTTCCCAGTGTACAAGTGATCATTGGGAAAAATAGATGGAAGAGTTTTCAAACACATAACCAAATCCAATCTCCTAAACATATTGTCATCTTAGATGATGGATTCCAACACAAACAAATCTATAGAGATTTTGATATTGTTTTATTAGATGCAAATGCACCTTTTGCCAATGGTTTGACAATCCCATTAGGTTTTTTAAGGGAACCGATCACTCATCTAAAACGGGCACATTCTATTGTGTTCACAAAATTGACTGAAAAAAATAGAAATGTAATCAAATTAGCAAAAGATATTTTGAATAAAAAACAAATCAATGTTCCAGAATCTGTTTCTTTTTTCCAATCAAATCTAGTGGAAATGAATTTTGATTTGTTACAAAAAAATGTGATCGAAAAGCAGGTATATCTATCGAAAGAGAAACCTAATGGAGGTTATTTTTTATTCACTGGCGTTGGAAACCCTCGCAATGTATTAGAGACGGCCGAGTCAATACTTGGAGAAAATAAAATACAGTATCGTTTTTTTCCTGATCATTACGAATTTGAAGAAAGTGTATTATTTTCTCTCATTCAGAATCGTTTGAAGGATTCAATTTTTGTAACAACAGAAAAGGATTGGGTAAAAGTTAGAACACAATCTGGATTTTTGGAAACATTGAAAAAACAAAACATCCGACTCTTTGTTTTAAAAATTGAAGTGGTTTTGGCTGAAGAGCAAAAATTTGGATCTATGTTAGCTGGTCTCGTTTCCACATACGAAGTAAAAAACGGTCTGGCTTCAAAGACTGGATGA
- the mnmC gene encoding FAD-dependent 5-carboxymethylaminomethyl-2-thiouridine(34) oxidoreductase MnmC, translating into METRVFEKETDGGTAIVVGGGIAGASVCYALSKRKIKTILLESESSPAKQSSGNPIGVVYPFLTKHKTTESEFSYLAYRYFLELWESLELGNKVPHSDGIHFLLETNSAYDRYSNAILSHQIPIDIAFLEKEKYSNLYSLFFPTGKAISPVALTMELLQLAKPETKYNSRLLSWHTIDKDRNDEQDGKLICQTDTETLSANYLFLTQGFQFANDPTLQWIPMKQVRGQIVKIPGSICKNQSSILYGDYITAEINGERVLGASFDEFHLEKEPRIKETIMMWEGLQSHLKNVIVENQTLDVKNFGTRVSYRTQSQDRHPVVGKLPIVSQLDTTVKYQNLFRKNGKPFQIPYYESVGILNGLGSRGLTHALLAGEILVNQVLNKTMKFLDQKNEIPEHIIQSLKPDRFLLRMWKRDQLT; encoded by the coding sequence TTGGAGACAAGAGTTTTCGAAAAGGAAACCGACGGGGGAACTGCTATCGTTGTCGGTGGTGGGATTGCTGGAGCTAGCGTTTGTTATGCTCTCTCCAAAAGAAAAATCAAAACAATTTTATTAGAATCGGAATCCTCGCCAGCCAAACAATCAAGTGGAAATCCAATTGGAGTTGTGTATCCATTTCTAACAAAACACAAAACAACTGAATCAGAATTTTCTTATCTTGCTTACCGTTATTTTTTAGAACTTTGGGAATCATTAGAACTTGGAAACAAAGTTCCCCATTCCGATGGAATTCATTTTCTTCTCGAAACAAATTCAGCTTATGACCGTTATTCGAATGCTATCCTATCTCACCAAATTCCAATTGATATAGCATTCCTCGAAAAAGAGAAATATTCTAACTTGTATTCTCTATTCTTTCCTACAGGAAAAGCCATCTCCCCTGTTGCACTCACGATGGAACTCCTTCAATTGGCAAAACCAGAAACAAAATACAACTCTCGGCTCCTCTCTTGGCATACTATTGATAAGGATAGAAATGATGAACAGGATGGAAAACTGATATGCCAAACGGATACGGAAACACTTTCAGCAAATTATTTATTTTTAACACAGGGGTTCCAATTTGCAAATGATCCTACACTCCAATGGATCCCGATGAAGCAAGTCCGTGGACAAATCGTAAAAATTCCTGGCTCAATTTGCAAAAACCAATCTTCGATTTTGTATGGAGACTATATCACGGCCGAAATCAATGGAGAACGTGTATTAGGTGCAAGTTTTGATGAATTCCATTTAGAAAAAGAACCGAGGATTAAGGAAACCATTATGATGTGGGAGGGACTACAATCACATCTAAAGAACGTTATCGTCGAGAACCAAACCTTGGATGTAAAAAACTTTGGGACCCGAGTGAGTTATCGAACACAATCCCAAGACCGCCATCCAGTGGTTGGAAAACTCCCCATTGTCTCTCAATTAGATACAACTGTGAAATACCAAAATCTTTTCCGCAAAAATGGAAAACCTTTCCAAATCCCCTACTACGAATCCGTCGGGATTTTGAATGGACTTGGGTCTCGTGGTCTCACACATGCGCTCCTTGCGGGTGAGATTTTAGTGAATCAAGTTCTAAACAAAACAATGAAGTTTTTGGATCAAAAAAATGAAATCCCAGAACACATCATCCAGTCTTTGAAGCCAGACCGTTTTTTACTTCGTATGTGGAAACGAGACCAGCTAACATAG
- the mnmD gene encoding tRNA (5-methylaminomethyl-2-thiouridine)(34)-methyltransferase MnmD has translation MDLDSVSQPFAFCDIGLSASPISFMDQNRNQTEIELKEGVPISLIFGDVYFSKEGGWEESKYVFLEGNRIPDFLTSGSKNHYKIGELGFGTGLNFFVTLAFWYNLPNPPPIHFYSLEGFPLPIEILQSLNLSFPGKPLWTENLLKGYQKTFDQWIKNPLDRIWKTETLHPLSQSKFTLEVLFGDVSECLDYFPSIDFWYLDGFSPKKNPMMWSEETLSKIKTHSQVGTRLATFTAAGFIRRTLEGLGFMIQKQKGFGKKREMMTGVFL, from the coding sequence ATGGATCTAGATTCCGTTTCCCAACCATTTGCCTTTTGTGACATTGGTTTGAGTGCCTCTCCAATAAGTTTTATGGATCAAAACAGAAACCAAACTGAAATCGAATTAAAAGAAGGAGTTCCCATTTCCCTCATATTTGGGGATGTGTATTTTTCTAAAGAAGGAGGATGGGAAGAATCCAAATATGTGTTTCTCGAAGGAAATAGAATCCCTGACTTCCTAACATCAGGTTCGAAGAACCATTATAAGATTGGGGAATTAGGCTTCGGAACCGGACTCAATTTTTTTGTGACCTTAGCATTTTGGTACAATCTTCCCAACCCGCCTCCGATCCATTTTTATAGTCTAGAAGGGTTCCCTCTACCAATTGAAATTTTACAGTCGCTGAATCTTTCCTTTCCGGGTAAACCATTATGGACTGAAAACTTACTCAAAGGGTATCAGAAAACATTTGATCAATGGATAAAAAATCCTTTGGACCGGATTTGGAAAACAGAGACCCTACACCCACTTTCACAGAGCAAATTCACCTTAGAAGTGTTATTCGGTGATGTGAGTGAATGTTTGGATTATTTCCCATCGATCGACTTTTGGTATTTGGATGGTTTTTCGCCTAAAAAAAATCCAATGATGTGGTCCGAAGAGACTCTTTCCAAAATCAAAACCCATTCCCAAGTGGGGACAAGACTTGCCACTTTCACAGCAGCGGGATTCATTCGTCGGACACTGGAAGGACTTGGGTTTATGATCCAAAAACAAAAAGGGTTTGGGAAAAAAAGAGAAATGATGACTGGAGTTTTCCTTTAA
- the flhF gene encoding flagellar biosynthesis protein FlhF produces MDFVKIRGKDLQDCIMQMKMKYGPEAHLYDQRVITEGGLFGTGLMAQRMYEIDVGVPEKQNSKERIERKLKDLKELIKQKQRTESLPESGLVGIGANQSLSLAGNPTHSSYTARKKNIESVRPFSERKRRQSQSVYEIESFEERPVGLSLAEAKDSFLEPSIELPSKQKEKHPHIQKLIDRLLREGFSESYLEEMALTLSQRLAAVDLTRYANVTDKAVTYLEERIQVDSDLFSGTPRGKRKVVFFVGPTGSGKTTSIAKLAAKYSLHMGKKVSLYTTDNYRIAAIDQLKFYADAMGLPFYAAKDLRKWKEVILRDGSELILVDTAGYSHRKSENLEKLQEFYEVFGEKDHIETILVLSSTVSKDNALAVTNAYESVGYKRILLTKLDEAEFLGSVVELADTIHREFAFLSVGQDVPFDILNATKKILAECVIFPEKLKGIAGEVFEKTV; encoded by the coding sequence ATGGATTTTGTAAAAATCCGGGGCAAAGACTTACAAGACTGCATCATGCAGATGAAAATGAAGTATGGTCCTGAGGCTCATTTGTATGACCAACGTGTGATCACAGAAGGTGGACTCTTTGGAACAGGCCTTATGGCACAACGTATGTATGAAATTGATGTGGGTGTGCCTGAAAAACAAAATTCCAAAGAAAGAATCGAACGAAAACTAAAAGACCTCAAAGAACTCATCAAACAAAAACAAAGGACTGAATCCCTCCCCGAATCAGGCCTTGTAGGGATCGGAGCAAACCAAAGTCTTTCACTCGCAGGGAACCCAACTCACAGTTCTTATACGGCACGTAAAAAAAATATTGAATCGGTTCGTCCTTTCTCGGAGCGAAAACGCAGACAAAGCCAGTCCGTTTATGAAATCGAGTCGTTTGAAGAAAGACCAGTGGGTTTGTCCCTTGCGGAAGCAAAAGATTCCTTTTTGGAACCATCCATCGAATTACCTTCCAAACAAAAAGAAAAACACCCTCATATCCAAAAGCTCATCGATCGGCTGTTACGTGAAGGATTCTCCGAGTCCTATTTAGAGGAGATGGCGTTAACACTAAGCCAAAGGTTGGCTGCAGTAGACTTAACACGTTACGCCAATGTGACAGACAAAGCCGTCACCTATTTAGAAGAACGTATCCAAGTAGATTCAGACCTTTTTAGTGGTACGCCACGTGGCAAACGAAAAGTAGTGTTTTTTGTTGGACCCACTGGTTCTGGGAAAACGACATCCATTGCAAAGTTAGCTGCTAAGTACAGTTTGCATATGGGGAAAAAAGTTTCTCTTTATACAACTGACAATTACCGGATCGCTGCCATCGACCAATTGAAATTTTACGCAGATGCGATGGGACTTCCGTTTTATGCAGCCAAAGACTTACGTAAATGGAAAGAGGTTATTCTTCGTGATGGATCCGAACTAATCTTAGTGGATACAGCAGGATACTCCCACCGTAAATCTGAGAACCTAGAAAAACTTCAGGAATTCTACGAAGTATTTGGGGAAAAAGATCATATTGAAACCATCTTAGTGCTTTCCTCCACTGTTTCAAAAGACAATGCACTCGCGGTGACAAACGCGTATGAGTCGGTCGGTTATAAAAGAATTTTATTAACCAAGCTCGATGAAGCAGAATTTTTAGGTTCTGTCGTAGAATTAGCCGATACTATTCACAGGGAATTCGCATTCTTAAGTGTAGGGCAGGATGTTCCATTTGATATCCTAAATGCCACGAAAAAAATCCTTGCCGAATGTGTAATTTTTCCTGAAAAATTGAAAGGGATAGCGGGCGAAGTCTTCGAGAAGACTGTGTAA
- a CDS encoding MinD/ParA family protein, whose amino-acid sequence MDQAANLRKLTETGTGLKLVQPQDAAKKTKIIAVASGKGGVGKSTVSVNLAISIAKTGLKVLIFDGDLGLANVNVLLGIIPKYNLYHVVKGHKSLKDIVISTPEGVDIIAGASGYSQLANLNETQRNNLIKGFAELDRYDVMIIDTGAGISANVIGLVMPADEVVVVTTPEPTSITDSYGLIKSIVSQSKDKNLKIIVNRVRSAIEGKKVADRVIDISGQFLEVQVENLGFIFQDEEVEKSIREQKPFIIGAPRSKAAACLTRITHTLLQTEGGYDDEEGLTGFFKKFFSFVDFKEKEMESRMEEDN is encoded by the coding sequence ATGGACCAAGCAGCAAATCTTAGAAAGTTAACAGAAACTGGTACTGGATTAAAACTCGTCCAACCCCAAGATGCTGCAAAGAAAACCAAAATCATTGCAGTGGCCTCAGGAAAGGGCGGTGTGGGTAAAAGTACAGTTTCTGTCAATTTAGCCATCTCCATTGCCAAAACGGGCCTCAAAGTTCTCATCTTTGATGGTGACTTGGGTCTTGCCAATGTAAATGTCCTTCTTGGTATCATTCCGAAATACAATTTGTACCATGTTGTGAAAGGCCATAAGTCTTTAAAAGACATCGTGATCTCCACTCCTGAAGGTGTGGACATCATTGCAGGGGCTTCCGGGTATTCCCAACTAGCCAACCTCAACGAAACACAACGAAACAACCTCATCAAAGGATTTGCCGAACTCGATCGTTATGATGTGATGATCATTGATACGGGTGCAGGGATTTCTGCCAATGTGATTGGTCTTGTGATGCCAGCGGATGAAGTCGTCGTAGTCACAACCCCTGAACCTACTTCCATTACGGATTCATATGGTCTTATCAAATCCATTGTCTCTCAATCGAAAGATAAAAATCTCAAAATCATTGTGAACCGCGTGCGATCTGCGATCGAAGGGAAAAAAGTTGCTGACCGAGTGATTGATATCTCGGGTCAATTTTTAGAAGTCCAAGTGGAAAATTTAGGGTTTATCTTCCAAGATGAAGAAGTGGAAAAATCCATCCGAGAACAAAAACCATTTATCATTGGTGCCCCACGTTCCAAAGCGGCAGCTTGCCTCACAAGAATCACACATACCCTCTTACAAACGGAAGGTGGATATGATGATGAAGAAGGCCTCACTGGATTTTTTAAGAAGTTCTTTAGTTTTGTGGACTTCAAAGAAAAGGAAATGGAATCCAGAATGGAGGAAGACAACTAA
- the whiG gene encoding RNA polymerase sigma factor WhiG: MSRLLDKYNQFDETDLWKQYRVKKDAEIRSYLVEKYSPLVKHVAGRIAIGMPQNVEFEDLVSYGVFGLLDAIEKFDPSREIKFKTYAMTRIRGSIFDELRSVDWIPRSIRQKAKQLENIIAMLENKEGKKVDDEEIAKELGVSMEEYNSLLAKLSGTSLVSLNDIWFLGDENDEVSFMETLESPMNMNPDNIIEKEEIKNVIVEAIQSLPEKEKKVIVLYYYEDLTLKEIGEVLEVTESRISQLHTKAVARLRSKLSKVKSAIQKR; encoded by the coding sequence ATGTCAAGATTGCTAGACAAATACAATCAGTTTGATGAGACAGATCTTTGGAAACAATACCGTGTCAAAAAGGACGCGGAAATCCGAAGTTATCTTGTTGAAAAATATTCACCTCTCGTCAAACACGTGGCCGGGCGGATTGCGATCGGAATGCCACAGAATGTGGAATTTGAAGACCTCGTCAGTTATGGCGTCTTCGGTCTGTTAGATGCCATCGAGAAGTTCGACCCTTCCCGGGAAATTAAGTTCAAAACCTATGCAATGACTCGTATTCGCGGGTCCATCTTTGATGAACTTAGAAGTGTGGACTGGATCCCTCGTTCTATCCGTCAAAAAGCAAAACAACTGGAAAACATCATTGCCATGCTCGAAAACAAAGAGGGCAAAAAAGTGGATGATGAAGAGATCGCCAAAGAACTTGGCGTCTCGATGGAAGAATACAATTCCTTACTTGCAAAACTTTCTGGAACCTCACTCGTTTCTTTAAATGATATTTGGTTTCTCGGTGATGAGAATGATGAAGTTTCCTTTATGGAAACCTTAGAGTCTCCGATGAATATGAACCCAGACAATATCATCGAAAAAGAAGAGATCAAAAATGTAATTGTCGAAGCCATCCAATCCCTCCCTGAAAAAGAAAAAAAAGTCATCGTATTATATTACTACGAAGACTTAACCTTAAAAGAGATTGGAGAAGTATTAGAAGTCACTGAGTCTAGGATCTCTCAGCTTCATACGAAAGCTGTCGCAAGGCTTCGAAGCAAACTCTCCAAAGTCAAATCAGCGATCCAAAAAAGGTAA
- a CDS encoding FapA family protein translates to MSLTEFLTEELKEFDRKEKEQVEVIADTIEECLAIASSHLGRKVHEIDYTVLKRGKKSLFFSEPYHIRASVIPDDMLLDELSLLDEHLTGGSGKLVSKELKELVTPKNKDGRVVVKIYRTGVFLTVYPPSGEGLEMTMADVSKKLSFRGVAGVDQNLINKILKEKKGEPVLISNQKPKAGNDSSCNVEIAQENMRAFVTVFPARPGGRDLEVSDIVAALKGMGVAHGLKEDEIRKALDEEIHNKPFIGAEGDFPVNGKNAEIKYYVRTEKKINFKEDQSGRVDYKDLDMIENVVVGQLLAEKLPAEKGKFGRNLFGMVLPAKDGLDTELKQGKGTILSEDKMRLTAEVNGQVLYAAGRLSVETVYRINGDVGVRTGNVTFLGSIIITGNVEDNYSVKAAGNIEIYGTVQKAIVEADGDIIVRQGVTGREEARVESTGGNIVAKFIQNATCITEKDIIVQEGILHSHLMAGGKISCKGKRGQIVGGTIQAAQLISAKIIGSQANPQTDLIVGNNPKILKQINEFEEKKKENQDKLDQLTKTMRTLKARKDADPASFTAEQDAHLQKLEAGTKKLEKRIAEASKDIQTLTEYMDEQAASGRISVEKTIFPGVTIRIRNADFKLRHETKAKTFYEEESQVRSMPYEDPDETKNDWRKKRGRGKSKN, encoded by the coding sequence ATGTCACTCACTGAATTTCTTACAGAGGAACTAAAAGAGTTCGATCGTAAGGAAAAAGAACAAGTGGAAGTCATTGCCGATACGATCGAAGAGTGTCTTGCCATTGCTTCGAGTCACCTCGGACGGAAAGTACACGAAATCGATTATACTGTTTTAAAACGTGGGAAAAAATCCTTATTTTTTTCTGAACCATACCATATCCGAGCATCTGTTATCCCTGATGATATGTTACTGGATGAACTCAGTTTATTGGATGAGCATCTAACAGGTGGTAGTGGGAAATTAGTTTCCAAAGAATTAAAAGAACTCGTCACACCTAAAAACAAAGACGGCCGAGTGGTTGTTAAAATATATAGAACAGGTGTGTTTTTAACAGTATACCCTCCTTCTGGGGAAGGCCTCGAGATGACGATGGCGGATGTTTCCAAAAAACTTTCGTTTCGTGGTGTAGCAGGTGTTGACCAAAATCTAATCAACAAAATCTTAAAAGAGAAAAAGGGAGAACCCGTCCTTATCTCCAATCAAAAACCAAAGGCTGGGAATGACTCCAGTTGTAATGTGGAGATTGCCCAAGAGAATATGCGTGCCTTTGTCACCGTATTCCCTGCAAGGCCTGGTGGACGAGATTTAGAAGTATCCGACATCGTTGCTGCCTTAAAAGGGATGGGTGTAGCGCATGGACTCAAAGAAGATGAAATCCGCAAAGCTCTTGATGAAGAAATCCATAACAAACCATTCATTGGGGCAGAAGGTGATTTCCCTGTGAATGGGAAAAATGCAGAGATCAAATACTACGTTCGCACAGAAAAGAAAATCAATTTCAAGGAAGACCAATCAGGTCGTGTGGACTACAAAGATTTGGATATGATCGAAAACGTCGTCGTTGGACAATTGTTAGCCGAAAAGCTCCCTGCTGAAAAAGGAAAGTTTGGTCGCAATTTATTTGGAATGGTTTTGCCAGCCAAAGACGGACTCGACACAGAACTCAAACAAGGGAAAGGAACCATTCTTTCCGAAGATAAAATGCGTCTTACTGCCGAAGTCAACGGACAGGTGTTATACGCTGCGGGTCGCCTCTCTGTCGAAACTGTCTATCGTATCAATGGGGATGTGGGAGTTCGAACAGGAAATGTTACTTTCCTTGGATCCATCATCATCACAGGAAACGTGGAAGACAATTATTCGGTCAAGGCTGCAGGCAATATTGAAATTTATGGAACCGTCCAAAAAGCCATTGTGGAAGCTGACGGTGACATCATCGTACGCCAAGGGGTCACTGGTCGCGAAGAAGCACGTGTGGAGTCCACAGGTGGGAATATTGTCGCCAAGTTCATCCAGAACGCGACTTGTATCACAGAAAAAGACATCATTGTCCAAGAAGGGATCTTACATTCGCATTTGATGGCAGGTGGAAAAATTTCCTGTAAAGGAAAACGGGGACAAATTGTCGGGGGAACCATACAAGCGGCCCAACTCATATCCGCAAAAATCATTGGTTCACAGGCTAACCCACAAACCGATCTCATTGTGGGAAACAATCCTAAGATCTTAAAACAGATCAATGAGTTTGAAGAGAAGAAAAAAGAAAACCAAGACAAACTTGACCAATTAACAAAAACCATGCGCACTCTCAAAGCGCGTAAAGATGCCGATCCTGCGAGTTTCACGGCTGAACAAGATGCCCATTTGCAAAAATTGGAAGCTGGGACCAAAAAACTCGAAAAACGGATTGCAGAAGCAAGCAAAGACATCCAAACGCTTACTGAATACATGGACGAACAGGCCGCCAGTGGCAGAATTTCAGTTGAGAAAACCATTTTCCCAGGTGTGACCATCCGGATCCGTAACGCTGATTTCAAACTTCGCCACGAAACGAAAGCCAAGACCTTTTACGAAGAAGAGTCCCAGGTGCGAAGTATGCCTTACGAAGACCCAGATGAAACAAAAAATGACTGGAGAAAAAAGAGAGGGCGTGGTAAGTCTAAGAACTAG